From the Leguminivora glycinivorella isolate SPB_JAAS2020 chromosome 15, LegGlyc_1.1, whole genome shotgun sequence genome, one window contains:
- the LOC125233783 gene encoding uncharacterized protein LOC125233783, protein MSAAEEQDDAPDVLEETGALEADVGAKFDYQLSNIDPRLKIDMDPLAHRDFRPEMMFIRDELRQAKFQALAVRRMALKKLLLQDFIREDCELRNLGLAYAPADA, encoded by the exons ATGTCAGCAGCAGAAGAACAGGATGACGCCCCTGATGTGTTGGAAGAGACGGGGGCCCTGGAGGCCGACGTTGGGGCTAAGTT TGACTACCAACTCAGTAACATCGACCCACGGCTCAAGATCGACATGGACCCGCTGGCTCACAGAGACTTCCGGCCCGAAATGATGTTCATACGGGATGAACTGCGTCAAGCCAAGTTTCAAGCCTTAGCT GTCCGCCGCATGGCTCTCAAGAAGTTGCTGCTGCAAGATTTCATCCGCGAGGACTGTGAGCTCCGGAACCTTGGCCTTGCGTACGCGCCGGCCGATGCTTGA